The proteins below come from a single Plodia interpunctella isolate USDA-ARS_2022_Savannah chromosome 21, ilPloInte3.2, whole genome shotgun sequence genomic window:
- the Sas-4 gene encoding centromere protein J: MDESYSESDVTLSPSQILERLQALRQLQLLQRGKLHKQRLEYQDVSENSSSITEIISHFTNSISYSTFRSLLQTPQGSNEASPRLNTSSLSHKLEERDLVDGVSVLNLSQESEFIINSPNSGKSKISALSKSESIKSQTDSVQNKVKHQKHISLDEMPILSPKKDFEALILEKLQKEKQVDKAKNAPLESLPLPKKSYLKRGQGMARFGLNKNNLVIENTKSLPWRQRYPKSNKNKQINATPKSNNKKNKELPVEIMTSGQKDKLPKIIVNKSDATDSGLKDVNCDKIISHAESKTSESKLTSTEPKHSNVCASPVQPKGLLEWPKGKHPMMQNKGKTWAAILTKEQNDFLMQLKQSSYYKNFASPAKSITSDISCDENLSQVRQERETIEQKMFELLESKVSHESFNMENSFFNRFFRKSKLECSGESTPLVMQKCLANNPALMHIHPELNCSKGSEHSELETCNSEYTDCCSDACSSVSSCCSCRTVEQATNPRQTQQNQVQKNNTKKVSQVKTSQKKVDNSNDCDQTDNVAETDAIKANMAEMNAKLIATSELLKDRLRELEDEIESFRKENTNLTKMREEFDLERQKFYEEKAGYEQKFNEEKILSEYYLAEEKEKLTKQKQMYERYVREIRGRLNKKDKDEVLNLKKEINDLKDEIRLKDAKSTSTIARLRNQLKIMDKEKKDLQAEVEKLKKENRRIQHSNEVTRRLTNLKYLEEINKKLNHMTAKETQSEVDMDNNVKYKAFEIERQSRSRRAVPSTKTGMRPRAKSVPNLNVTSRYAKYFSQRDVVSQAEKNKSSNVENFGTYTYPSDNEDGVCEEDNLNISDSVHEKDISDSENENNLEKLYTERFQSTSPKCNRSSSTNTNSERNSFESNISDPDHFFLRKSASSRDSKSPVSQSNTPYILNGIYSGPSSSKSKSPVSILSHKVNNRMLSNKDLRGSRECIANNSSGPPSRSKSPHSSGQFSSNSFKPVTVVNKAQYRDRLSAVSPEPSTSKTSLSKTNLNPTETLKPDGSKELRFPNGNVKYISADGLYSKFIYYNGDIKENFYNEGRIKYFYAETKTFHTTHADGLEVLEFPDGQVEKRYKDGSSEIRLPNGSVRYFDPKNKHVREEWRFPDGAALTVAADGEQRIVFPNGQLEVHAKDHKRREFPDGTVKLVYNDGTSETRYASGRVRIKNKHGHLIMDSAPG; encoded by the coding sequence ATGGATGAATCCTACTCCGAGAGTGATGTTACACTATCGCCTTCACAGATATTGGAACGTTTACAAGCTTTACGACAACTTCAACTACTACAGCGAGGTAAGCTGCACAAGCAGCGTTTAGAATATCAGGATGTATCTGAAAATTCCTCCAGTATCACTGAAATTATTAGCCATTTCACGAACAGTATCAGTTACAGCACGTTTCGTAGTTTGCTGCAAACTCCCCAAGGCAGTAATGAAGCAAGCCCTCGTCTTAACACAAGTAGTCTATCACATAAGCTAGAAGAACGGGATCTAGTTGACGGAGTTTCTGTATTAAATTTGTCCCAAGAATCTGAATTTATCATTAACTCTCCCAATTCAGGCAAGagtaaaatttcagctttgAGTAAATCAGAGTCAATAAAATCCCAGACAGATAGTGTCCAAAACAAGGTTAAACATCAGAAACATATTTCACTAGACGAAATGCCCATACTCTCACcaaaaaaagattttgaagCCTTAATATTGGAAAAGttacaaaaagaaaagcaAGTTGATAAAGCCAAAAATGCTCCATTGGAATCATTGCCACTTcctaaaaaatcatatttaaaaagaggTCAAGGTATGGCTCGATTTGGATTGAATAAGAATAATCTTGTTATAGAGAACACAAAGTCTTTACCTTGGAGACAAAGATATCCTAAATCAAATAAGAACAAACAGATTAATGCAACTCcaaaatcaaacaataaaaagaacAAAGAATTACCAGTTGAAATAATGACATCTGGTCAGAAAGATAAATTACCAAAAATAATAGTCAATAAAAGTGATGCTACAGACTCTGGTCTTAAAGATGTAAACTGTGACAAAATTATATCACATGCAGAATCAAAAACAAGTGAGAGTAAACTAACTTCTACAGAGCCTAAACATTCAAATGTCTGTGCATCACCAGTGCAACCGAAAGGTTTACTTGAATGGCCTAAAGGGAAGCACCCAATGATGCAGAATAAAGGGAAAACCTGGGCAGCAATTTTGACAAAAGAACAAAATGATTTTCTTATGCAACTCAAACAAagttcatattataaaaattttgctTCTCCTGCCAAAAGCATTACATCTGATATCAGTTGTGATGAAAATCTGTCCCAAGTCAGACAAGAGCGGGAAACAATTGagcaaaaaatgtttgaattacTTGAAAGCAAAGTTTCTCATGAAAGtttcaacatggaaaattcatttttcaatAGGTTTTTCAGGAAAAGCAAGTTAGAATGTTCTGGGGAGAGTACTCCTCTGGTAATGCAGAAATGTTTAGCTAATAATCCAGCTCTCATGCACATACACCCCGAGTTGAACTGTAGCAAGGGAAGTGAACACAGTGAATTAGAGACTTGTAACAGTGAGTACACTGACTGCTGTAGTGATGCTTGTTCTTCAGTCTCCAGTTGCTGTTCTTGTAGAACTGTAGAACAAGCTACTAACCCCAGacaaacacaacaaaatcaagttcaaaaaaataacacaaaaaaagtATCACAAGTAAAAACTTCTCAAAAAAAGGTTGATAACTctaatgattgtgatcaaaCTGACAATGTCGCTGAGACTGATGCCATAAAAGCTAATATGGCAGAAATGAATGCCAAATTAATTGCTACCAGTGAGCTCTTAAAAGATAGACTCAGGGAACTAGAAGATGAAATAGAATCTTTTaggaaagaaaatacaaatttaacaaaaatgcgTGAAGAATTTGATCTGGAAAGGCAAAAGTTTTATGAAGAAAAGGCAGGGTATGAGCAAAAGTtcaatgaagaaaaaatactttcagaATACTATTTAgctgaagaaaaagaaaagttgACTAAACAGAAGCAAATGTATGAAAGATATGTTAGAGAAATCAGGGGTCGGCTAAACAAGAAGGACAAAGATGAGGTTTTGAATTTAAAGAAAGAGATCAATGATCTCAAAGATGAAATTAGACTTAAAGATGCAAAATCAACTTCAACCATAGCCCGACTAAGAAATCAGTTAAAAATTATGGATAAGGAGAAAAAAGACTTGCAGGCAGAAGttgaaaaactgaaaaaagaaaatcggAGAATCCAACATAGTAATGAAGTAACTAGGAGgttaactaatttaaaatacttagagGAGatcaataagaaattaaatcaCATGACAGCTAAAGAGACACAATCAGAAGTTGATATGGATAACAATGTGAAGTACAAAGCTTTTGAAATTGAAAGACAAAGTAGGAGCAGAAGAGCTGTACCTTCAACTAAGACTGGTATGAGACCTAGAGCAAAGAGTGTGCCCAACTTGAATGTTACATCTCGTTATGCCAAGTATTTCAGCCAGAGAGATGTTGTCAGTCAAGCAGAGAAAAACAAGTCATCAAATGTAGAGAACTTTGGTACTTATACTTATCCATCAGACAATGAAGATGGTGTATGTGAAGAAGACAATTTGAATATATCAGACTCTGTTCATGAGAAAGATATTAGTGAtagtgaaaatgaaaataatttggaaaaattGTACACAGAGCGATTTCAATCCACATCACCCAAATGCAACAGATCCAGTTCCACCAATACTAACAGTGAACGGAATAGTTTTGAGAGTAACATTTCTGACCCAGATCACTTCTTTTTACGGAAGTCTGCAAGTAGTAGGGACTCAAAATCACCAGTTTCTCAATCAAATACACCTTATATTCTAAATGGAATCTATAGTGGACCTAGTTCCAGTAAATCGAAGTCTCCTGTATCAATACTTAGTCATAAAGTAAATAACAGAATGTTATCAAATAAGGATTTGCGCGGCTCTAGAGAATGTATAGCCAACAATTCATCTGGTCCTCCAAGTAGATCTAAGTCACCACATTCAAGTGGGCAATTCTCatcaaatagttttaaacCTGTAACTGTTGTGAATAAAGCACAATACAGGGACAGACTATCAGCCGTCAGTCCTGAACCATCCACTagcaaaactagtttatcaAAGACAAACTTGAACCCAACAGAAACTTTAAAGCCAGATGGCTCTAAAGAGCTTCGTTTCCCCAATGGtaatgtgaaatatatttcagctGATGGGCTTTAtagcaaatttatttactacaatggagatattaaagaaaacttTTACAATGAAGGcagaatcaaatatttttatgcagaAACAAAAACTTTCCATACTACTCATGCTGATGGTTTAGAAGTGCTGGAATTTCCTGA